In the genome of Arachis stenosperma cultivar V10309 chromosome 2, arast.V10309.gnm1.PFL2, whole genome shotgun sequence, the window acatatttaatatacaaattgatgaattaataaatacttgaatgctataaatacactagtattattaattttttttttttggtgacacactagtattattaatttaaatacatTATAAATTGTACACAAAAAATATACgtacaattatttttatataaaattaataataatttaataaaaataaaaaaatattattagaaattattgaaagaaaaaaaaaggacgATGGCCTATTTCCTTTTCAcaatatataaattttactCTCTCTTTcccctccctccctccctctctctctctctctctgtctgCACCTGCACTTTGTTTTCTCTCCTTTTGTTCTTTCGCTGTCGCACGGAACCAAACACTTCCTTGCAACCTTCACTCTCACACGCACTGACGCACTCTCTCTCTCATAACACACACAGTCACACTCAATACTCTCTCTCTTTGTTTTTCCCTTTTAACATGACCACATTGCAAAACAATTCCTCCACCACATACCATTTCCGGTTATGAATCCCACAGCACTATCATCACACCAACCACCACCGCCACCACCGCCATTgcagcagcagcaacaacaaccacaacctCTTCGCACCTGCCCTCGTCACCCTCAAGAAAAATTCACGGGCTTCTGCCCTGAATGCCTCTGTGAACGCCTCGCCGAACTCAACCCAAACAACACCAACTCCAACACTCCTCTCCCCCGCAAGCCACCTACTTCCTCCACCGCTGCCGCCGCACTTAGAGCAATCTTCCGTCCTTCCTCCACTTCCTCCGCAAAAGACAACACCAGCAGCAGCAGGCCGCctacctcttctttcttgcCGGAGCTCCGTCGAACGAAATCGTTTTCGGCTTCCAAGAACGAAGCCTTATCCGGCGCGTTCGAGCCGCAGAGAAGATCCTGCGACGTTAGGGCTCGAAATAGCACACTCTGGAATCTCTTCACGCAAGAGGCGGAGAAGAAATCACAGCAGAACAAGGAAGCTTCAGAAGCTGAAGCAACAAATCAGGTATCAGTAGTTGAAacaaaggaagaagaagaagaagaaggagaagaagaagaggaggtaAAAGAAGTTGAACTAgtagttgaagaagaagaaaatctCGACCGAAACGACGTggttgaggaagaagaggacGAAATTAGGGCTCTTGAGGAACCCAATGTGAATGTGATTGAAGAAGGAGTTGGGGAAATTgttgttgaagaagaagagcaagagTTGAAGGCAATGAAGGACCACATAGATCTCGATTCTTCCAATTCACAGCCAAAGAAGGATTCCAAGATCGCCGGTAGTCTCTGGTCAGCGGCTTCGGTGTTCAGCAAGAAGCTGCAGAAATGGAGACAGAAGCAGAAGATGAAGAAGCGTAGAAACGGCGTCGTTGACGGCGGTTCCGGCGACTGCGGACCCGCCGCACTTCCGGTGGAGAAGCCAATCGGACGGCAGTTCCGGGACACACAATCGGAGATCGCTGACTACGGCTTCGGCCGACGGTCCTGCGATACCGATCCAAGATTCTCCCTGGATGCGGGCCGGATGTCGTTAGACGCCGGCCGGATGTCATTCGACGATCCAAGGTACTCGTTCGACGAGCCGCGGGCTTCGTGGGACGGGTACCTTCTCGGAAGAACGGCCTTTCCGAGGGCAATGCCGACCATGCTGTCGGTGGTGGAAGATTCACCGGCGGCCGTAATTCCACCGGTGCATCCTCTGAGGACTGATACTCAAATTCCTGTTGAGGAACCGTTGAATTCGGTTAATGGGGATGATACTGTTCCTGGTGGAACTGCACAGACCAGAGAGTATTACTCTGATTCATCCTCTAGGAGGAGGAAGAGCTTTGAGAGGTCCAATTCGATGAGAAGATCATCGGTTTCTTCGCTTGTTGGGGAAATGGATGAGCTGAAATGTGGCAGCATTGCCaataattctaatcctaatgtCAATGGAAATGCTAAGGTCACCCCTGCTGgtgttgattatgtcaatggccccAAATTGGCCTTCCTTGATAGGGATTTGAGCTCGAATTCGGCAAGGGATGATTGCTGTTCTGAGAGCTTTGATATTGGATTTGCGGATACTGCTTCTGTTGTAGGGAACGGCGACCGGAAGGAGCAGAAAAAGTCGCGCCGGTGGGGTAAAGGGTGGAGCATTTGGGGTCTTATTCACCGGAAAGGTGGTAATGGTGGTGGGAAcaaggatgatgatgatgataggTATAGTAGGGCTAATGGGGTTGAGCGATCGTACTCAGAATCATGGCAGGACCTAAGAGGGGTTCAGAATGGAGATCCAAGAAGTGCCTTCAGTGGCAGGATATTTAGGAGCAATAGCAGTGTGAGTTGGAGGAATGCACAAAGCATAGGTGGTGGATCGTTTGGCTCTGTGAGAAGGAATGGTGTTGTTCAAGGTAATGGTAATGGAAAGAAGGGTAAAGATGAATTTGTGTTGGAAAGGAATAGAAGTGCAAGGTATTCTCCTAACCATGCTGACAACAATGGCCTTTTGAGGTTCTACTTGACCCCCATGAGAGGTAGCAGAAGAAATGGGTCTGTGAAAAGTAGATCAAGCCAGGCACATTCAATTGCTAGAAGCGTTCTTCGATTGTATTGAACATTTGAAGTTCCATAAggtgttttttcctttttaattttccCTCTTTCTTAAGTTTGATGTTAATTTTTCTGCATTTTGTTGTGTAAAAACCACACATGCTTTTGGTTATGTATTCTTATGGTTAGTTGGATAAAGCACTCTTCATTTTtcctttagattgagtagtagCATGCTTCTTCAATTTGGTGATTTTACTCATTTACTCTTAATAACAGGAATTTACAGTTTCAATTTTAACctcatcttcttttcttttattgccTGAAAAAGGGTCTGAAACAAATGGCTTGATTTATGGCGCTATTCAAAATATGCTTTGTCTTTGGACACTATATGGTTTTCTTTTTCTGTCTTTTTATGCTGCAAAAGCTTTAGATGATTGGTGTGTAACTTTGTAAGGGCTTAAAATTTGCGAGCATTTTAAACTTGAATCCTTGGCATGTTATATATTCCTGCAAAAGTAGTGACAAAGTGGGTTCATACCACCTGGTCTTGCTGTTTGTCATAAGTTTGTAGCTTTGattacaacaaaaataaaaatagtagtGGTGGTTGAGTCTTTTCCATTTTTCCCTTGACatcaattaatcaaaactttATTCATGTGACTTACTCTACACCATGGTCCCCATAAAGCATTCACTTTATCTTTATCATATATCAATATATCCATGCCCACATGAGACTATTATTATGACTAtaggaaaaataataataatactagtGATGATGGAGCTTTGATAATTTATACAGTTAAAGAGAGACATGCTGTGCTTGAAACTTCACAAATTGTTTGGAACATTTGAAACCATTATGAGAAGTTGCATTGCAGCATCTTCTTCCCTGTGATTGTTGTTGTGTGAGTGTGATTCAAGTTACCAAGAAAACAATGGACAAAGTTTTGTGGACACGAGGGAGGGGTGGTAACAGAGGTCACAGAGGAGGAACAAGACAACACAGTAAAAGAAGACATTGGGGCATAGGAATAAGAGTGCACAAGGTTGGCCCCCCCATGCTTGTTAAAGAAGAACAAAATTTGCAGATTCTGCGTGTGGTGTGGGGTGAGGAGCTATACTGATTTACTTGAAACTAGAGGAATATTATTGCCACTGGAATTGTGTAAGGTCAACGTCATCTGAAGCAAGCTTGATATGTTTTTCCCTAGATATAGAGATTTTATTTGGTATAGAAAAAATATATCAGGTACTTGTCTCCTTAGTTTCTTTTATTCCTAAAATATTGTTATTAAGctcaaattctctctctctttctgtAATTATTCACTGAGCTGCTTCTGCTGCAGTATTTTCTCTATTTGTCTTGTCTTCATAACAATTAACAAGGAATTTGAGTTCAGTTTTGAGTTACTAAGGATTATTTTGCCTATGGATGAAAAATTTGTCTTAGGCTCTTAGCAAGCTTGGCTCCACATCTAAGACTACTATTGTACTAGGTTGTGATATGTCATTATGTGTACATATACACCTTGATTGGTAATAATAATTGTTTTAGGATAGAAATTTAACAATATAGAAAGATGTACATTTATTTGATGTAAATAGATACCGACATGTTTTGTCCCAGGATCAATTTACCTAACTAGAAAGAGATAATTTCTTTATCTTAATTTTGTTTGTGTGTTTCTATATTCTTTATTTTGAGATATTTGCCAAAATAGTCATATTATGGgatgaaaaatattaaacatatattaaaatgagttatcttttatttatatataaatatatattgtttaacttatttttatatataatttatattttaaaatatattttatattaatttctaattttaataactgattttaatatatatctaatatagttgtataaaatattatattaatttataattaaattaaaattaattattaatataaaatatatattaaaaataaattaaatatatatttatatataaatatataataattaattttaataaataattttaatgtacaaataatattttgtgTCATGAATCATTTGCGCAAAATAGATACAATATTTTGGACATGTTATCCGCAGAACATTTTTCTTATACTAAAGATCAAATGTATAGTGTAGATCCCCACTTTAAGAATTGCTATTTTGTAGAGCTAGCTTGAAGTCTTAAACAGTTGAGATTCTTTTGGGATTTTGCAGTTGTTTCATTGTGTATTAGAATATAGTTTGGGGCACGTTTTCTTTTCTATGCATGGAAGGTAAATAAATCAGATTTTGGTTGGGCAGAAACAGTTTCCTAAGAAGAGATTTGCCGACCTTCCAGAACTCCACAGGGAAAAGCATATGATGCAGATTATGTGGGTCGGTTCCTTAGTAAACAATTTCATTTCATGAGATTTGTCGGTTCATGCCTCATAATTCATATAATCTTCGTCAATGTTTATTTATTTCGATTTGTCAATGTTTGTCACTAATCTTAAAGTTATATTTCGATATAATAGTTTATGTGTATTCGTATGTATATGTCAAATGAGTTctctaaattctaattataaaatatttatttatttttattagagtAACGGAAATCGTAAAAACTTCGATTATTTTATTGGTTTGTgatccaaatttttttattaaattaaactaTTGTACAAAAGTAAATGAAGAGTGAGATTTTTATTGAAactttcttctcttaatttttttttaataaaaggaTGATAATGATAGTTAGGTGCTAATCAACCACCATACTTTTAACATGGTTTTTTGTCTTGATTATTTTGAATTCCCtagttttatatatatttttaagggAAAATAGATAATATACTATTATAATATGACGATTTTAGAGagattaaaatttgatttgaaaataaattttatattggtatccaactaaaagtattaTAGTGAACATTTCTTTTTTTAACGTAATATAGAGGTGAGAATCAAAGAGATTTTATCGTTCACACATGATACATTAGAATTGaatatttatgtaattaaaCTGTAACATTTATCAAGATATTCTttgttaatatttatttatattatatctaATGAATTTGAGtccttttattcttttaacAAATTGATTATATAATCCATTAATATCCCCAAAATGATAGGTGCacgtttatttttttttttcccctaATCAAGTGTTTGTCTATTTCTTTATAAGTTATTTATATTTCCTACACAGATTTAACTACAAGAATCTTCAATTCACTTTTGTCAACTTTTTCacaatataaattaataactgTATATTAAAACTTTTAATATTGAAAATTTCAAGTTTATTATGTGAAACTCAAGATTAATTAGTACGAGTTTAGTGTCAaataactgaaaaaaaaaacaagttgAATAAAAGCTATAGTTGATTAAATATTAGTAAACGAGACAAACTCACAAACCGCCACCAAAACCATAGCTTAATTAGTACATTTCAAGGGATCTAGGTAACACATGCTAAATGTAATTAAGAAAATCTGTACCAAGTACCAACACTGAGATTTTATTCGGTGATTGGATGTAcatacataaataatttttggaggttatattattaattaatgtatGCACCAATCAAGCAGGAAACaacaaatttattaattaatttagtgaaGTGAACCTAACAAGTAGGGGAAATTAAAGCAGAGACCCACAAGTCCATAAAAAAGAACACTTTAAAATCAATGAAGCTCAAATCCCATCAGCAAGACAGAAAGTATAAGTTAATGATTAATGCTCTAACATATTAAGATCATTATATGTCCCACTGAGGATATTGAAGGAATATATTGGTCCCCATTATTATCAATTACCGAGTCttgcttttctttatatatatataaatataaatacaatttGTTAATGCTCCATTACCACCGAATTAACCACAAAGTCAAAAAGTGTTTACGTAAACATGCCCACATGTGTTTTCCAATGGAGAAAATTCGGTGATAAAGAAAGCAAAAATTAAGGAAAATAAAGAGGCTCATGAGTCATGACTCAATGGCAGGTCAGCGGTTTTACACTAATCTCTCCACCAGCATAATCTgttttaattattatgattattattgttgtagtttaatttctttcaattaatACCAACGTGTTGATACACACTTCTATAATGTGAACAAGAAGTTGGGAGAATATAAAAGTACAATTAAGTGCTAGTAAATATAGCTACAATAACTCAAGGCTAAAATTTCATGAAAAATATCCTTAGTTATTgctttattattattcttaaaatatttagtTAATATGCATTTGAGAGTAGCTGATATAATGGAAGCTGTTATGGGCAACACCATAATATAATTGATGTAATATaccaattttttcttttgaagaaaaataaaatgaaatgaGAAATGTTTTGATTACATTAGCCCAAAAGTTCTTGGTAAGAGGGCTTGCTATTATAACTTAAAAGATTGAAAGGCTCTCTTGATGATATTAATATAAAGTTTATAATTCTGGATTCCTTTGTTAATCTCTTTGATTGGGCCTTTTAATAGGGTCCTCACAAAAGAGACCACTAACACACTAAGCAGTCCCTTGATATAATCCAATTGTAGCAAGGTGGCTTTATTTATTCGtttttccttttaaaaaaaactaGGATGATACTCGCGCGATGCACGGAACGGTAAATTAatgatagtatataataaatattaaaaattgttatattttgtagaattaaattaaatatgtataaactaaaattaaatttaaaaggtgttttttttaaataatttatagtACAAAAGATTTGGACGTTAGAGTTgtataaaatgatatttttatttagtgGTTTGATTTTTGCCATTTGTTAGTTTATGGACTTAGTCTTCTTATATGGAGCTCATCCTCCTTTTTTTATTGGTTGTTGTTATAGTTGTTACTTTCTTCTTTCTGTCGTAGGTTCTTGTGAAGACATGTTCTTTATGAATTGTTGAGTTGTATGTACTTTTTTTAGTATGTTGTTTGTTCCATCTTTGCATGTATGTTcttctttcaaaaatatgtcttgaatttgtatgattttcttttttcttaatcTCTTGATTTGTATGCAGTTTTCTAATGACATCTAtaataaaaagaacaaaaatgtgtagaattttttttgaataagttatttttaataagaataattgaAATAGTATAAAATGAAATTACCTATCTTTGACCCACTCTCTGTCAGACAATGTTTCAAGTAATGCAAATTCAAATAGTGTTGGAGAATGTTcaaaattgaatctttaatttgGTTCACAACAGTTGTGTGTAAAAAGTTTACTTTCATTGTACCTTTAATTGGTCTATATAAATTATTTGCATCttctattttcaattttttttttatagtatagactttttcttcttgtaaCAAATGTTTGAATTTGTTCAtcatatttttcttcagagttacATGAAGATGTATTTCTTGCGGTGTTAGTAAATTATAGttaataattagttaaaaaaaattaattacatttttttaagttattagaAAAGGAACAATGAATAACATATTGAAAGAAGTATAATTTTAAtgatattaaaatacaattatatataaagtattataaaataataatataaaaagtataaaaagtaaaaataattaaagtattttttcgtaaattcaatttaaaaatacaataaatatgtttattttgtacttttttatttaatataattatttctaAGCAAAGAAACCCCTCTTCATTTGTGGTGTTAATGTTTTTCATATATGAACCACACCAACTTTGATAAATAAATTGTCGATTTGTTTGGTGATATTATCCAAAGAATGATGCTCCATTGGATAagtttgagatgttgtgtagttcgaaaataaattttttgtgctaAATTTAGTGATAAAAAACTTATATAAGTAGTTTAAATAGTatagaatttaaatatttgtaacgtaaaatttattataattaataatattattatgaccTTTATAATATGgatgtttattatatttaatgaattatttatagaaattaataaattaattattagggTTAGAAATCAATATAATACATATAGGGATATAAATTCAATGTCTGTGTAAATTACAAATTTAGTTAGTCACtattaatttctaattattgTCATTAGTAATTTTGCACtctaatttgtatatatttctattacttgtatattttttgtatatttttttattttgctaatAATAGTTGATTTAGCAAAAATTGAGTGgttaattctaaaattttacCAAATAAATAATGTTGTTGACatgatattaataaaaaaaaaaaatgtcttAAAAAAAATGATGTGAGTAAACTTATCcatctacttttatatattaaaaatagaagTTTAATGCCTAATGGTGACTATTTGATGCTAACAACATTCAGAGATAAATGAGAAGAGAAAGGTTGCGTAGATTATAGTGAAAATTAATGccaaaatttaaaactaataaCATAACAACATTCAAAAAGAGAAtgttataaataatttagacaTGCTTTTAAATCCATGAATAATGctatttaactaatttttttcagTCAATAacaaccaattttttttaattattatatttattttaaattttaaattttaaatcataaatttttaatcttaaattctaaattataaatctaaatactaaaattatctGATATTGAGTGTTGACTAACTAAAAGTcagtttttttatattttctttaaatgCATACCTCAACAACATTTATAACCacatttttttcccttttttttaacattgtagttaaaaaatatattgtgaTTATTCTTAGAATATTCATTAGATATGttataataacataaaaaataatttcatagtATGGGGTGATTGCTAACCAacattttcatatatatatatatatatatatatatatatatatattggggGAGCATCTCACTAGCTTAACCAACATGATATTAGTACAATCAAGACATCACGTTCTCTAATGATGGAAAGCTTTTCTTTAATCTTGAGTATAATCAAAGATTCATGAGAACTTCTTCTAAATGAGGTACTGATGTTTCTAGAATCTTGGATTGTTGCATGCCTTATTTTGCCATGTTTAGAAAAGGAAAGCAGCAGTTACATTTGCCTCTTTCCACAGAAAAAGCTAAGTTTCAATACAACAAAATAAATAGCTACTATCATTATACACTCCTTTAAGCAGCAACTGCTTTGAATTTCATACATTTATAGTAAATGTCATAAATTGCAAAGAGCAACCTTCACTATTGATAGTTATCCCATGCAAAATTGCAAAGAGCAATGTCAGGGATACTCACTTTGCAAAGTGAGTCTCTCAAACATTTTGCAATTGCACTTGAAATGGTTTACTTGAACTATATTCTTTTCAGTCTTGTTCCAAATCTGCACCTTATGAACGGGTTTCGAATTCGGCTTTTCAGAATGCTGCAACTTAAGATGCTGCTGTCAATGGACAGTGCAAATGTGGTAAGTTGAAGTAGAGTTTTAAGAGATGAGAAAAGAAGAGGGAAAGAATGCTTTCTCTGATTCATGAATTGAATGAAGTAGTACAAAACCATAAATGTAGATATAAATAGGAGAATAGTACTTTTGTTTATTGTAATCTTTGGAGTCAATGGACTCTCTTCCCTCTAAATTCTAATGTAATATGAGAATAGAAGTAATAGCCAAAGCTGTATAGGGAAGAGGGAGAAAAAAAGGCTTAGAATTTCTGGTAGAGAACTTGGATACAGAGGATAAACACATGCAAGGCC includes:
- the LOC130960757 gene encoding protein OCTOPUS-like, with amino-acid sequence MNPTALSSHQPPPPPPPLQQQQQQPQPLRTCPRHPQEKFTGFCPECLCERLAELNPNNTNSNTPLPRKPPTSSTAAAALRAIFRPSSTSSAKDNTSSSRPPTSSFLPELRRTKSFSASKNEALSGAFEPQRRSCDVRARNSTLWNLFTQEAEKKSQQNKEASEAEATNQVSVVETKEEEEEEGEEEEEVKEVELVVEEEENLDRNDVVEEEEDEIRALEEPNVNVIEEGVGEIVVEEEEQELKAMKDHIDLDSSNSQPKKDSKIAGSLWSAASVFSKKLQKWRQKQKMKKRRNGVVDGGSGDCGPAALPVEKPIGRQFRDTQSEIADYGFGRRSCDTDPRFSLDAGRMSLDAGRMSFDDPRYSFDEPRASWDGYLLGRTAFPRAMPTMLSVVEDSPAAVIPPVHPLRTDTQIPVEEPLNSVNGDDTVPGGTAQTREYYSDSSSRRRKSFERSNSMRRSSVSSLVGEMDELKCGSIANNSNPNVNGNAKVTPAGVDYVNGPKLAFLDRDLSSNSARDDCCSESFDIGFADTASVVGNGDRKEQKKSRRWGKGWSIWGLIHRKGGNGGGNKDDDDDRYSRANGVERSYSESWQDLRGVQNGDPRSAFSGRIFRSNSSVSWRNAQSIGGGSFGSVRRNGVVQGNGNGKKGKDEFVLERNRSARYSPNHADNNGLLRFYLTPMRGSRRNGSVKSRSSQAHSIARSVLRLY